In the Kaistella sp. 97-N-M2 genome, one interval contains:
- a CDS encoding PstS family phosphate ABC transporter substrate-binding protein: MNNKIKLAILCFFTVIFSCKKTDKVIDDPQQGTITLAADESFRSVSEALTQRYMALNPKTKINLLIVKEDLAFLDLLENKVRVIVMSRELSTKEKEAFKSKIDLDLQPAKFAADAVVFIVPKNSPRESITIEEIQKELQSDEKKIIFDGTNSSNLNFVAQKLKTSPAKLKFSIISGNKNIVQEINKYPDKIGAISLNTMSRPYDKESEEIRNSIKVLPVVSGTTSYAPNINNVREMTYPFTRVLYFLTNEAYYGLGNGFIRFSCQQLGQIVVEKEGLQPYNIFKREVQMR, translated from the coding sequence ATGAACAATAAAATAAAGTTAGCAATCCTGTGTTTTTTTACAGTAATCTTTTCATGTAAGAAAACAGATAAGGTGATCGATGATCCTCAACAGGGCACCATTACCTTAGCTGCAGACGAATCTTTCCGCAGCGTTTCCGAAGCGCTTACCCAAAGGTACATGGCCCTTAACCCCAAAACTAAAATCAACCTGTTGATTGTAAAGGAAGATTTGGCCTTTTTGGATCTGTTGGAAAATAAAGTTCGCGTAATTGTGATGTCACGCGAATTGAGCACCAAAGAAAAGGAAGCTTTTAAATCTAAAATCGATCTCGATTTGCAGCCGGCGAAATTTGCGGCAGATGCGGTGGTTTTCATTGTGCCGAAGAATTCCCCGCGGGAGTCGATTACAATTGAGGAAATTCAGAAGGAATTACAATCCGACGAAAAGAAAATAATTTTCGATGGTACAAATTCCAGTAATTTAAATTTCGTCGCCCAAAAACTGAAGACAAGTCCCGCCAAACTCAAATTCTCAATCATCAGCGGAAATAAAAATATTGTTCAGGAAATTAATAAATATCCCGATAAGATTGGCGCGATCAGTTTAAATACGATGAGCAGACCTTATGATAAAGAATCGGAAGAGATTCGAAATTCAATAAAAGTACTTCCCGTAGTTTCCGGAACTACCTCGTATGCTCCGAATATAAATAACGTGCGGGAAATGACGTATCCGTTTACAAGGGTTCTTTATTTTCTTACGAACGAAGCCTATTACGGTCTCGGTAACGGATTTATACGGTTTTCCTGTCAGCAATTGGGCCAGATCGTGGTTGAAAAAGAAGGTCTACAGCCTTACAATATATTTAAAAGAGAAGTTCAAATGCGTTAA